The Euphorbia lathyris chromosome 8, ddEupLath1.1, whole genome shotgun sequence genome has a window encoding:
- the LOC136203148 gene encoding putative leucine-rich repeat receptor-like serine/threonine-protein kinase At2g24130 isoform X1, whose amino-acid sequence MGSCKFSMFSFLSLIILLLKVCSSLENDHTEKQKASLLAFKSGIKLDPQAVLTTWNSTIPVCNWAGISCNNFTNSIVELDLSGLSLRGNISPFLSNLSSLNILDLSRNFLEGHIPSELGYLSQLKQLSLSWNFLQGNVPELGHLSQLVYLDLGSNNLVGHIPSSIFCNGSFSLEYIDLSNNSLSGEIPKCDLRNLRYLLLWSNSLRGQVPLALSNSTKLRWIDLESNMLSGELPSEIVSKMSELQYLYLSYNDFVSHDHNTNLQPFFASLVNSSNFEELELAGNGLGGKIPSIIGDLSHILQIHLHDNLLFGSIPKHVSNLFNLTLLNLSSNLLNGTIPPELCRIRNLERVYLSNNSLSGEIPEALGDIPHLGLLDLSINKLSGSIPDSFANLSQLRRLLLFENQLSGTIPRSLGKCINLEILDLSHNRISGTIPSEVAGLGSLKLYLNLSSNFLQGDLPLELSKMDMVLEIDLSSNNLSGIVPPQLGSCIALEYLNLSGNVLQGLVPYSLGKLPYLKQLDVSSNRLNGEIPDSFEESPTLRMLNFSFNSLSGNVSNKGVFSWLNIDSFVGNKGLCGTIKGMKRCRRKHSFHSIILPILLPLFATPFLCVFLILRSKFRNQVEVHNQGDVEEGENETNELPYPRISYRKLIEATGGFSPSNLIGSGRFGHVYKGVLEDNTRIAVKVIDSSEISASFKRECQVLKRARHRNLIRIITICSKPDFKALVLPLMSNGSLERYLYPKSGLKPAVDLIQMVRICSDVAEGIAYLHHYSPVRVVHCDLKPSNILLDDDLTALVTDFGIARLVRRIDENCKSTDDSISFSSTDNLLCGSVGYIPPEYGMGKRASTQGDVYSYGILLLEIIAGKRPTDVAFDEEGLTLHQWVKNHYPTKLHPIVEEAMHRFGPAQAHCNNIWSEVIVEVIELGLICTQLNPSTRPTMSDVANEMARLNHFLSSPPHLLNDKI is encoded by the exons ATGGGTTCCTGTAAATTTTCAATGTTCAGTTTTCTCAGTTTGATAATTTTGTTACTCAAAGTTTGCAGCAGTCTAGAAAATGATCATACGGAGAAACAGAAAGCTTCTTTACTTGCTTTCAAATCAGGAATCAAATTAGATCCTCAAGCTGTTCTTACAACCTGGAATTCAACAATTCCTGTCTGTAATTGGGCAGGAATTTCTTGCAACAACTTCACAAACTCCATTGTAGAGCTAGACTTAAGTGGCCTATCACTTAGAGGAAACATTTCTCCATTTTTATCCAATCTTTCTTCTCTCAACATTCTTGACTTATCTAGAAACTTCCTTGAAGGTCATATCCCATCAGAATTAGGGTATCTGTCCCAATTGAAACAACTCAGTTTGTCCTGGAATTTCCTTCAAGGAAATGTCCCTGAATTGGGTCATCTTAGTCAACTAGTATACCTTGATTTAGGTAGTAATAACCTTGTAGGACATATTCCTTCTTCAATTTTTTGTAATGGGTCCTTTTCTTTAGAGTATATAGACCTTTCTAATAACTCTCTAAGTGGTGAAATCCCTAAATGTGACCTTAGGAATTTAAGGTATCTTTTGCTTTGGTCAAATAGTTTAAGGGGTCAAGTTCCTTTAGCTCTTTCTAATTCAACTAAGCTTAGATGGATTGATTTGGAGTCTAATATGTTAAGTGGTGAATTGCCTTCTGAAATTGTTAGTAAAATGTCTGAATTGCAGTATCTTTATTTGTCTTATAATGACTTTGTTAGTCATGATCATAACACTAATCTTCAACCTTTTTTTGCTTCTTTAGTTAATTCTTCTAACTTTGAAGAACTTGAATTAGCAGGAAATGGTCTTGGTGGAAAGATACCTTCTATTATTGGTGATCTTTCTCATATTTTACAGATTCATCTTCATGATAATCTTCTCTTTGGTTCCATACCTAAACATGTTTCTAATCTGTTTAATCTTACTCTATTGAACTTGTCTAGTAACTTGTTAAATGGTACCATTCCTCCTGAGCTATGTCGAATTCGAAATCTAGAAAGGGTTTATTTGTCGAATAATTCGCTTTCCGGTGAAATTCCTGAGGCTCTTGGTGATATTCCTCATCTTGGTCTCCTAGATTTATCTATAAACAAGCTCTCAGGTTCTATTCCTGATAGTTTCGCTAACCTTTCGCAGTTACGAAGGCTTTTGTTATTCGAAAATCAGCTGTCAGGAACCATACCACGGAGTTTAGGAAAATGTATTAACTTAGAAATCTTAGACCTTTCTCATAACCGGATTTCAGGTACAATTCCTAGTGAAGTTGCAGGACTTGGGAGCTTGAAGTTGTACTTGAATTTGTCAAGCAACTTCTTACAGGGAGATTTACCATTAGAGCTAAGTAAAATGGATATGGTGTTAGAAATTGATCTATCTTCAAACAATCTCTCCGGTATCGTTCCGCCTCAGCTTGGAAGTTGCATTGCATTAGAGTATCTCAACCTGTCAGGAAATGTTCTCCAAGGCCTTGTTCCTTATTCATTAGGAAAGTTGCCTTATCTTAAGCAACTTGATGTATCTTCCAACCGATTAAATGGCGAAATCCCGGATTCTTTTGAAGAATCACCAACTCTCAGGATGCTCAACTTCTCTTTCAACAGCTTGTCCGGCAATGTATCGAACAAAGGCGTATTTTCGTGGCTGAATATCGACTCATTCGTTGGCAATAAAGGTCTTTGTGGCACAATAAAAGGCATGAAAAGATGTAGAAGAAAACATTCTTTTCATTCCATCATTTTGCCTATACTCCTGCCGCTTTTCGCCACGCCTTTCCTGTGTGTTTTCCTGATACTCAGATCAAAGTTCAGGAATCAAGTGGAGGTACACAATCAAGGAGACGTCGAAGAAGGCGAAAACGAAACAAACGAGCTCCCCTACCCTCGAATCTCGTACCGAAAACTGATAGAAGCTACCGGGGGATTCAGTCCTTCAAACCTCATCGGTTCAGGAAGATTCGGACACGTTTACAAGGGAGTTTTAGAAGACAATACAAGAATAGCAGTGAAAGTAATAGACTCAAGTGAAATCTCAGCAAGTTTCAAAAGAGAATGCCAAGTTCTAAAGAGGGCAAGGCATAGAAACTTGATAAGAATCATCACAATATGCAGCAAACCAGACTTTAAGGCTCTAGTTCTTCCACTGATGTCAAATGGGAGCTTGGAAAGGTATTTGTACCCGAAAAGCGGGTTGAAACCTGCGGTTGATTTGATCCAAATGGTAAGAATATGCAGTGATGTGGCTGAAGGAATTGCTTATTTACACCATTATTCTCCTGTTAGAGTTGTTCATTGTGACTTGAAGCCAAGCAATATTCTTCTTGATGATGACTTGACAGCATTGGTGACTGATTTTGGAATTGCAAGGTTGGTTAGAAGGATTGATGAGAACTGTAAATCAACAGATGATTCAATTTCTTTTAGCTCAACGGATAATTTGTTGTGTGGATCAGTTGGCTACATTCCTCCTG AATATGGAATGGGAAAGCGGGCATCGACGCAAGGAGACGTATACAGTTACGGAATACTATTGCTGGAAATAATAGCAGGAAAACGACCAACAGATGTTGCATTTGATGAAGAAGGTTTAACCTTGCATCAATGGGTCAAAAATCATTACCCAACCAAGCTTCACCCTATTGTTGAAGAAGCAATGCATAGGTTTGGTCCAGCTCAGGCACATTGTAACAACATTTGGAGTGAAGTTATAGTGGAAGTCATAGAGCTTGGTCTCATATGCACACAACTCAACCCTTCAACAAGACCAACCATGTCTGATGTAGCCAATGAAATGGCTAGACTAAACCACTTTCTTTCTTCCCCTCCTCATCTTCTCAATGATAAAATTTAG
- the LOC136203148 gene encoding putative leucine-rich repeat receptor-like serine/threonine-protein kinase At2g24130 isoform X2 has protein sequence MGSCKFSMFSFLSLIILLLKVCSSLENDHTEKQKASLLAFKSGIKLDPQAVLTTWNSTIPVCNWAGISCNNFTNSIVELDLSGLSLRGNISPFLSNLSSLNILDLSRNFLEGHIPSELGYLSQLKQLSLSWNFLQGNVPELGHLSQLVYLDLGSNNLVGHIPSSIFCNGSFSLEYIDLSNNSLSGEIPKCDLRNLRYLLLWSNSLRGQVPLALSNSTKLRWIDLESNMLSGELPSEIVSKMSELQYLYLSYNDFVSHDHNTNLQPFFASLVNSSNFEELELAGNGLGGKIPSIIGDLSHILQIHLHDNLLFGSIPKHVSNLFNLTLLNLSSNLLNGTIPPELCRIRNLERVYLSNNSLSGEIPEALGDIPHLGLLDLSINKLSGSIPDSFANLSQLRRLLLFENQLSGTIPRSLGKCINLEILDLSHNRISGTIPSEVAGLGSLKLYLNLSSNFLQGDLPLELSKMDMVLEIDLSSNNLSGIVPPQLGSCIALEYLNLSGNVLQGLVPYSLGKLPYLKQLDVSSNRLNGEIPDSFEESPTLRMLNFSFNSLSGNVSNKGVFSWLNIDSFVGNKGLCGTIKGMKRCRRKHSFHSIILPILLPLFATPFLCVFLILRSKFRNQVEVHNQGDVEEGENETNELPYPRISYRKLIEATGGFSPSNLIGSGRFGHVYKGVLEDNTRIAVKVIDSSEISASFKRECQVLKRARHRNLIRIITICSKPDFKALVLPLMSNGSLERYLYPKSGLKPAVDLIQMVRICSDVAEGIAYLHHYSPVRVVHCDLKPSNILLDDDLTALVTDFGIARLVRRIDENCKSTDDSISFSSTDNLLCGSVGYIPPVQCRIWNGKAGIDARRRIQLRNTIAGNNSRKTTNRCCI, from the exons ATGGGTTCCTGTAAATTTTCAATGTTCAGTTTTCTCAGTTTGATAATTTTGTTACTCAAAGTTTGCAGCAGTCTAGAAAATGATCATACGGAGAAACAGAAAGCTTCTTTACTTGCTTTCAAATCAGGAATCAAATTAGATCCTCAAGCTGTTCTTACAACCTGGAATTCAACAATTCCTGTCTGTAATTGGGCAGGAATTTCTTGCAACAACTTCACAAACTCCATTGTAGAGCTAGACTTAAGTGGCCTATCACTTAGAGGAAACATTTCTCCATTTTTATCCAATCTTTCTTCTCTCAACATTCTTGACTTATCTAGAAACTTCCTTGAAGGTCATATCCCATCAGAATTAGGGTATCTGTCCCAATTGAAACAACTCAGTTTGTCCTGGAATTTCCTTCAAGGAAATGTCCCTGAATTGGGTCATCTTAGTCAACTAGTATACCTTGATTTAGGTAGTAATAACCTTGTAGGACATATTCCTTCTTCAATTTTTTGTAATGGGTCCTTTTCTTTAGAGTATATAGACCTTTCTAATAACTCTCTAAGTGGTGAAATCCCTAAATGTGACCTTAGGAATTTAAGGTATCTTTTGCTTTGGTCAAATAGTTTAAGGGGTCAAGTTCCTTTAGCTCTTTCTAATTCAACTAAGCTTAGATGGATTGATTTGGAGTCTAATATGTTAAGTGGTGAATTGCCTTCTGAAATTGTTAGTAAAATGTCTGAATTGCAGTATCTTTATTTGTCTTATAATGACTTTGTTAGTCATGATCATAACACTAATCTTCAACCTTTTTTTGCTTCTTTAGTTAATTCTTCTAACTTTGAAGAACTTGAATTAGCAGGAAATGGTCTTGGTGGAAAGATACCTTCTATTATTGGTGATCTTTCTCATATTTTACAGATTCATCTTCATGATAATCTTCTCTTTGGTTCCATACCTAAACATGTTTCTAATCTGTTTAATCTTACTCTATTGAACTTGTCTAGTAACTTGTTAAATGGTACCATTCCTCCTGAGCTATGTCGAATTCGAAATCTAGAAAGGGTTTATTTGTCGAATAATTCGCTTTCCGGTGAAATTCCTGAGGCTCTTGGTGATATTCCTCATCTTGGTCTCCTAGATTTATCTATAAACAAGCTCTCAGGTTCTATTCCTGATAGTTTCGCTAACCTTTCGCAGTTACGAAGGCTTTTGTTATTCGAAAATCAGCTGTCAGGAACCATACCACGGAGTTTAGGAAAATGTATTAACTTAGAAATCTTAGACCTTTCTCATAACCGGATTTCAGGTACAATTCCTAGTGAAGTTGCAGGACTTGGGAGCTTGAAGTTGTACTTGAATTTGTCAAGCAACTTCTTACAGGGAGATTTACCATTAGAGCTAAGTAAAATGGATATGGTGTTAGAAATTGATCTATCTTCAAACAATCTCTCCGGTATCGTTCCGCCTCAGCTTGGAAGTTGCATTGCATTAGAGTATCTCAACCTGTCAGGAAATGTTCTCCAAGGCCTTGTTCCTTATTCATTAGGAAAGTTGCCTTATCTTAAGCAACTTGATGTATCTTCCAACCGATTAAATGGCGAAATCCCGGATTCTTTTGAAGAATCACCAACTCTCAGGATGCTCAACTTCTCTTTCAACAGCTTGTCCGGCAATGTATCGAACAAAGGCGTATTTTCGTGGCTGAATATCGACTCATTCGTTGGCAATAAAGGTCTTTGTGGCACAATAAAAGGCATGAAAAGATGTAGAAGAAAACATTCTTTTCATTCCATCATTTTGCCTATACTCCTGCCGCTTTTCGCCACGCCTTTCCTGTGTGTTTTCCTGATACTCAGATCAAAGTTCAGGAATCAAGTGGAGGTACACAATCAAGGAGACGTCGAAGAAGGCGAAAACGAAACAAACGAGCTCCCCTACCCTCGAATCTCGTACCGAAAACTGATAGAAGCTACCGGGGGATTCAGTCCTTCAAACCTCATCGGTTCAGGAAGATTCGGACACGTTTACAAGGGAGTTTTAGAAGACAATACAAGAATAGCAGTGAAAGTAATAGACTCAAGTGAAATCTCAGCAAGTTTCAAAAGAGAATGCCAAGTTCTAAAGAGGGCAAGGCATAGAAACTTGATAAGAATCATCACAATATGCAGCAAACCAGACTTTAAGGCTCTAGTTCTTCCACTGATGTCAAATGGGAGCTTGGAAAGGTATTTGTACCCGAAAAGCGGGTTGAAACCTGCGGTTGATTTGATCCAAATGGTAAGAATATGCAGTGATGTGGCTGAAGGAATTGCTTATTTACACCATTATTCTCCTGTTAGAGTTGTTCATTGTGACTTGAAGCCAAGCAATATTCTTCTTGATGATGACTTGACAGCATTGGTGACTGATTTTGGAATTGCAAGGTTGGTTAGAAGGATTGATGAGAACTGTAAATCAACAGATGATTCAATTTCTTTTAGCTCAACGGATAATTTGTTGTGTGGATCAGTTGGCTACATTCCTCCTG TCCAATGCAGAATATGGAATGGGAAAGCGGGCATCGACGCAAGGAGACGTATACAGTTACGGAATACTATTGCTGGAAATAATAGCAGGAAAACGACCAACAGATGTTGCATTTGA